A portion of the Chlamydia caviae GPIC genome contains these proteins:
- a CDS encoding tetratricopeptide repeat protein, translating to MGSSLPFISSENFHEESDLFDEFGCSEARLDFLMSELINLEGSSDISEGYLSLSESLLMLTRDHVVIVKRVIFYGMKYGIDKKNSQILIDTLSYIDVLFKKLGISSSDRLSLCSAKICANFELFSLTKDVAFLERIVKDFDVMEQLLKLHPHLDNKLGWEHFCHGGKHEEVSHSATAYVYEAIGKTFLTLYYKNREKEALVRSCQSFSKVLSLLPNRAGAHADYAECLQILGLELGKSSYLQQAIDHLSKAIFLSFNRHIDNFAYENYRYSYALAVVRLFNVTYEKEHFYDATRVLYETIQAFPHIAELWVLWGELLIRSGWLNSNMKHIEMGLDKLTSAQKKGADPVILSALLANGIAVLGLYLDEPNLFRESRTRLIAAMRAFPGNSHLIQALGEVQLCSALYFSDDANFAASASCFKSCIEWDAENVNSWQKLFDVYFAWGVRKRNVRLLQKAVDVVKRLCSLRPEVFLFWSDRGLALKCLAEATTDLAYKEIYLEESLLYYRKAWNLSHRIEILELWGHSCYLLADLQESQDYYDEAYALISNIDEERQSFRAKIILASTLLGKGKLLQDEALVEEALVILNSLIDEYPDQEDLLLLLGEAWLFLFWKRRCSESEELVRVYLERAIALGCSEAYYTLGKFYAVKKEIGQAWAMVMRSVDFGFKITESRWLNDPCLANLRAGHAFHEVVANQRGKLWWANKTEAKRN from the coding sequence ATGGGATCATCCTTACCTTTCATTTCTTCTGAAAATTTCCATGAGGAATCGGATCTATTCGATGAATTCGGTTGCTCTGAAGCACGCTTAGATTTTCTCATGTCTGAGTTAATAAACCTGGAGGGGAGTTCTGATATTAGCGAGGGATATCTATCTTTGTCTGAGAGTTTATTAATGCTTACTCGTGATCACGTTGTGATAGTGAAGCGAGTCATTTTCTATGGAATGAAGTATGGTATTGATAAGAAAAACTCTCAAATTTTGATTGATACTTTATCTTACATAGATGTCTTATTCAAAAAGTTGGGGATAAGTTCTTCCGACAGATTGTCTTTATGTTCTGCTAAAATATGTGCAAATTTCGAATTATTTTCTTTAACTAAAGATGTGGCTTTTCTCGAGCGTATTGTTAAAGATTTTGATGTGATGGAGCAGTTGCTTAAGCTTCATCCTCATTTGGATAATAAATTAGGCTGGGAACATTTTTGTCATGGTGGAAAACATGAGGAGGTTTCTCATTCAGCTACCGCCTATGTATATGAAGCTATAGGGAAGACGTTTCTAACACTATACTATAAGAATAGGGAGAAAGAAGCTCTTGTACGTAGTTGTCAGTCTTTTTCTAAAGTGTTAAGTTTACTTCCCAATCGAGCAGGCGCTCATGCAGATTATGCCGAATGTCTACAAATCCTTGGATTGGAGTTAGGGAAGTCTTCTTATTTACAGCAAGCAATAGACCATTTATCTAAGGCTATTTTCTTGAGTTTCAATCGTCATATTGATAACTTTGCTTATGAAAATTATCGCTATAGCTATGCTCTGGCTGTCGTAAGATTATTTAATGTTACTTATGAGAAAGAGCATTTCTATGATGCAACTAGGGTACTGTATGAAACGATTCAGGCATTTCCTCATATTGCGGAGTTGTGGGTTTTATGGGGGGAATTATTAATTCGTTCCGGTTGGCTTAATAGCAACATGAAGCATATAGAAATGGGTTTGGATAAGCTGACTTCAGCTCAGAAGAAAGGCGCGGACCCAGTTATTCTTTCCGCATTATTAGCTAATGGTATAGCTGTATTAGGGTTATATTTAGATGAGCCAAATTTATTTAGAGAAAGCCGAACGAGACTAATTGCTGCTATGAGGGCTTTCCCAGGAAACTCTCATTTGATTCAAGCTTTAGGCGAGGTGCAGCTTTGCTCTGCTTTATATTTTAGTGATGATGCTAATTTCGCTGCTTCAGCTTCATGTTTCAAATCTTGCATTGAATGGGACGCAGAAAATGTCAATAGTTGGCAGAAATTATTCGATGTGTATTTTGCCTGGGGAGTGAGGAAAAGAAATGTAAGGTTGCTTCAGAAAGCTGTGGATGTAGTGAAAAGATTGTGTTCTTTACGTCCTGAGGTATTTTTATTTTGGAGTGATCGAGGTCTTGCCTTAAAGTGTTTGGCTGAGGCGACGACAGATCTTGCTTATAAGGAAATTTATTTAGAAGAATCTTTATTATATTATCGTAAAGCCTGGAATCTTTCCCATCGAATAGAGATCTTGGAATTGTGGGGACATTCGTGCTATTTATTGGCAGATCTTCAAGAATCTCAAGATTATTATGATGAGGCCTATGCCTTAATATCCAATATAGATGAGGAGAGACAGTCTTTTAGAGCTAAGATTATTCTTGCTTCTACTCTTTTAGGAAAAGGGAAACTATTGCAAGATGAGGCTCTAGTTGAAGAAGCTCTGGTTATTTTAAATTCATTAATAGATGAATATCCTGATCAAGAGGATTTATTACTTTTGTTAGGAGAGGCCTGGTTATTTCTATTTTGGAAACGGCGTTGTTCGGAATCCGAGGAATTAGTTAGGGTATACTTAGAACGGGCAATTGCTTTAGGATGTAGTGAGGCTTACTATACTTTAGGTAAGTTCTATGCTGTGAAAAAAGAAATTGGTCAAGCTTGGGCTATGGTAATGCGTTCTGTAGATTTTGGTTTTAAAATTACAGAATCGCGATGGCTGAATGATCCCTGTTTAGCAAATTTACGAGCTGGACATGCGTTTCATGAAGTTGTAGCTAATCAAAGAGGTAAACTATGGTGGGCGAACAAAACAGAGGCGAAGAGAAACTAG
- the mgtE gene encoding magnesium transporter: MDSKTSHLDDELSFKLEKAFTCLSADIHSHDLSKIVSEYNPIDLAYAVSCLPPDSRAILYKNLSCIASRVAFIINTDSASRWAIFRKLTDIEVCALIDQMPPDEAVWVLDDIPDRRYRRILELIDSKKSLKIRDLQKHGRNTAGRLMTNEFFAFLMETTVKDVSACIRNNPGIDLTRLVFVLDFKGELQGVVTDRSLIINPPEMSLKQIMHQVEHKVLPDATREEVVDLVERYKIAALPVVDEENFLIGAITYEDVVEAIEDIADETIARMAGTTEDVGYHSCHVVQRFLLRAPWLLVTLCAGLVSASVMAYFQKIAPSLLALVIFFIPLINGMSGNVGVQCSTILVRSMATGTLSFGRRRETIFKEMSIGLLTGVALGILCGIVVYLMGFIGINLFAGGGLQLGVTVAAGVLGASLTATTLGVLSPFFFVKLGVDPALASGPIVTALNDIMSMVIFFLITGFLNFFFFS, translated from the coding sequence ATGGATTCAAAAACTAGCCATTTGGATGATGAGCTAAGTTTTAAGTTGGAGAAAGCGTTTACCTGTTTGTCTGCGGATATACATTCCCACGATCTCTCCAAAATTGTTAGTGAGTATAATCCTATAGATTTAGCTTATGCGGTTTCTTGTCTTCCCCCAGATTCTCGTGCGATTCTTTATAAAAATCTTTCATGTATTGCATCTCGAGTAGCTTTTATTATTAATACGGATTCAGCTTCTCGCTGGGCTATTTTCCGTAAATTAACTGATATAGAAGTCTGTGCGCTCATTGATCAGATGCCTCCTGACGAAGCTGTATGGGTATTAGATGATATTCCTGATCGGCGTTATCGTAGAATCTTAGAATTGATAGATTCTAAGAAGTCATTAAAAATTCGCGATTTACAGAAACATGGCCGCAATACTGCAGGAAGACTTATGACTAATGAGTTTTTCGCATTTTTGATGGAAACTACCGTAAAGGATGTTTCTGCGTGTATTAGGAATAATCCTGGAATAGATTTAACCCGTCTTGTTTTCGTTTTAGATTTTAAAGGGGAGCTTCAAGGTGTTGTTACTGATAGAAGTTTAATAATTAATCCTCCTGAGATGTCTCTAAAGCAGATTATGCATCAGGTAGAGCATAAAGTATTGCCCGATGCTACTCGAGAAGAGGTTGTTGACTTAGTAGAACGCTATAAGATAGCTGCTTTACCTGTTGTTGACGAAGAGAATTTCTTAATAGGTGCTATTACTTACGAAGATGTTGTAGAGGCTATTGAAGATATTGCTGATGAAACAATAGCGCGTATGGCTGGAACTACAGAAGATGTGGGATATCATAGCTGTCATGTTGTTCAAAGATTTTTACTCAGAGCCCCTTGGCTATTAGTTACTCTTTGTGCTGGATTGGTTAGTGCTTCGGTCATGGCATATTTTCAGAAAATTGCCCCGTCATTACTAGCTCTTGTTATTTTCTTCATTCCTTTAATTAATGGGATGTCTGGAAATGTCGGTGTTCAATGTAGCACGATTTTAGTCAGAAGTATGGCTACCGGGACCCTTTCTTTCGGGCGCCGTAGGGAAACCATCTTTAAAGAGATGAGCATCGGTTTATTAACAGGTGTTGCTTTGGGTATTCTTTGCGGTATCGTCGTTTACCTTATGGGATTCATAGGGATAAACCTTTTCGCTGGAGGAGGACTACAGTTAGGAGTTACTGTAGCAGCTGGGGTGTTAGGAGCATCATTAACGGCTACAACTTTAGGAGTTCTTTCACCATTTTTCTTTGTGAAATTGGGCGTGGACCCTGCTTTAGCTTCAGGACCTATAGTTACTGCTCTAAATGATATTATGTCGATGGTGATATTCTTTTTAATTACAGGATTTTTGAACTTTTTCTTTTTCAGTTAA
- a CDS encoding CT214 family putative inclusion membrane protein, whose product MVIFFSIIVVIGIIGAVLVGANVLTSLMALLCFSAIATSVCLIGLVLIFILNAEKRIFPKITLPDEMEFSTEEQTFLQTLLELSVSDQIIETEIPSLSEGTLEHVFISGTFYRENPAYRENISTRVESLETSLMNFANTFTKAVVHCGQESGNLIQGVLKEIKDLFIPSLSSREKETSLCHCLQTWSELLMQHSFVDFIVLILEKPNINRFLLENFIEIAESWRARPGGLAYIRKALQSFNLWLYGLYVGEPCINILESYNSDLLNEEVRSYLESGNFVHLMFSRADPELRDRFSDFLEESLRGLAATECHKIHRGMNSDGYIQNDPLLRSVIDNLNLRMTFCLNLPACSSWKFRFALARNLNGIFNLSEFVRDNYYGLVANPFLLIELLHSHSKYQSFIQGLLTKAMSMAHWKALFKPMITGLFSAGMANRRELEVMANHLGVSIEEVTSVISSNSFLEVLFPNLFEE is encoded by the coding sequence ATGGTCATCTTTTTTTCCATCATTGTTGTTATTGGCATTATAGGAGCAGTACTTGTTGGAGCAAATGTTCTCACATCTTTAATGGCGTTACTTTGCTTTTCTGCCATTGCTACGTCAGTATGTTTGATAGGTTTAGTTCTCATTTTCATTTTAAATGCTGAAAAGAGGATTTTTCCAAAAATTACTCTTCCTGACGAGATGGAATTTTCGACAGAGGAACAAACTTTTCTACAAACATTGCTAGAGTTATCGGTTTCTGACCAGATTATAGAGACGGAAATCCCTAGCTTATCTGAGGGAACTCTTGAGCATGTATTTATTTCTGGAACATTTTATCGTGAGAATCCTGCCTATAGGGAAAATATTTCTACACGAGTAGAAAGTTTGGAAACGTCTCTGATGAATTTCGCTAATACCTTTACGAAAGCTGTAGTGCATTGTGGTCAGGAATCAGGAAACTTAATTCAGGGGGTCCTTAAGGAGATAAAAGACTTATTTATTCCTTCATTAAGTTCTAGGGAAAAAGAGACATCGCTTTGTCATTGTTTACAAACATGGAGTGAGCTGTTGATGCAGCACTCTTTTGTAGACTTTATTGTTCTTATTCTTGAAAAACCTAATATCAATCGCTTCTTACTTGAGAACTTTATAGAAATTGCTGAATCTTGGCGTGCCCGCCCAGGAGGCCTCGCCTATATTCGTAAAGCTTTACAGTCGTTTAATCTTTGGCTTTATGGTTTGTATGTGGGTGAGCCTTGTATCAATATTCTAGAATCTTACAATTCAGATCTTCTTAATGAAGAGGTGCGATCTTATTTAGAAAGTGGGAATTTCGTTCACTTAATGTTTTCTAGAGCAGACCCAGAGTTGCGTGATAGATTTTCTGATTTTCTAGAAGAATCTCTTCGTGGATTAGCTGCAACAGAATGCCATAAAATTCATCGCGGTATGAACTCCGATGGGTATATACAAAATGATCCTTTGTTACGTTCCGTTATAGATAATCTAAATTTAAGAATGACTTTTTGCTTAAATTTACCCGCATGTTCTTCTTGGAAATTTAGATTTGCTCTAGCGAGAAATTTAAATGGAATTTTTAATTTAAGTGAGTTTGTTCGTGATAATTATTACGGCCTAGTTGCTAATCCTTTTTTACTTATAGAGCTTCTTCATAGCCATTCTAAGTACCAAAGTTTTATCCAGGGATTGCTCACGAAAGCCATGTCTATGGCTCATTGGAAAGCTTTATTTAAACCGATGATTACCGGCTTATTTAGTGCGGGGATGGCGAATAGAAGAGAGCTCGAAGTCATGGCAAATCACCTGGGAGTAAGTATAGAAGAGGTAACCAGCGTTATTTCTTCTAACTCTTTCTTAGAAGTTTTATTTCCCAACTTATTCGAAGAATAG
- a CDS encoding amino acid permease, with amino-acid sequence MHTHSKSSKPLGTFTVGMLSLAVVISLRNLPLTAKHGLSTLFFYALAVGCFMIPYALISAELASFKPQGIYIWTRDALGKWWGFFSIWMQWFHNMTWYPAMLAFIASTLVYKINPELAHNKVYLATVILAGFWGLTFFNFFGISTSALFSSVCVIIGTLIPGAILVTLAISWIVSGNPIAISLSWGDLLPEFHGMSSFVLLSGMLLALCGLEANANLASDMVNPRKNYPKAVFIGAVATLAILVLGSLSIAIVIPKEEISLVSGLVKAFSLFFDKYNLSWMTSIVVVMTIAGSLGELNAWMFAGTKGLFVSTQNDCLPKMFKKVNSRNVPTNLMLFQAIVVTLFTLLFLCLDSADLAYWILSALSVQMYLAMYICLFIAGPVLRIKEPKAQRLYSVPGKFFGICVLSFLGILSCIFALWISFLPPQEVTQLSAAGKIGYSTFLLLAFSVNCMIPFGIYYAHKKLMK; translated from the coding sequence ATGCATACCCATTCAAAATCTTCAAAACCCCTGGGCACGTTTACTGTTGGGATGTTATCTCTAGCAGTAGTGATTAGTTTAAGGAACTTGCCCTTAACAGCCAAGCACGGCTTATCGACGCTTTTCTTTTATGCTCTTGCCGTGGGCTGTTTTATGATCCCCTACGCGCTTATTTCAGCCGAACTAGCATCTTTTAAACCTCAAGGAATCTATATCTGGACTCGCGATGCCTTGGGAAAATGGTGGGGATTCTTCTCTATATGGATGCAATGGTTCCATAATATGACTTGGTATCCAGCTATGCTGGCATTTATTGCAAGCACACTCGTGTATAAAATTAATCCAGAACTGGCCCATAACAAAGTCTATTTAGCAACTGTTATCCTTGCTGGCTTTTGGGGTTTGACCTTTTTTAATTTCTTTGGGATTAGTACATCAGCCCTTTTCAGTTCGGTCTGTGTTATCATAGGAACTTTAATTCCAGGAGCAATCTTAGTTACTCTAGCGATTTCCTGGATTGTCTCTGGAAATCCTATAGCCATTTCTCTTTCTTGGGGTGATCTACTCCCTGAATTTCATGGCATGTCCTCTTTTGTGTTGCTTTCAGGTATGCTTTTAGCCCTTTGTGGATTAGAAGCTAATGCCAATCTAGCCTCAGATATGGTCAACCCTAGAAAGAATTACCCTAAAGCTGTATTCATTGGAGCTGTTGCTACTTTAGCTATTTTGGTTTTAGGATCACTTTCTATAGCTATTGTTATTCCTAAAGAAGAAATCAGCCTGGTTTCCGGTCTTGTTAAAGCGTTTTCTCTATTTTTTGATAAGTACAATCTTTCTTGGATGACAAGCATTGTTGTTGTTATGACAATTGCTGGGTCTTTGGGAGAGCTTAATGCTTGGATGTTCGCAGGAACTAAGGGATTATTCGTATCTACACAAAACGATTGTCTTCCTAAAATGTTTAAAAAAGTAAACTCAAGGAACGTTCCTACGAACCTTATGCTATTTCAAGCAATTGTAGTTACTTTGTTTACTTTGCTATTCTTATGTTTGGATTCAGCAGATTTGGCCTATTGGATTCTTAGTGCTTTAAGCGTACAAATGTACTTAGCTATGTATATTTGTCTATTCATTGCTGGGCCTGTTCTTCGTATTAAAGAACCAAAAGCTCAACGTTTATACTCAGTTCCTGGGAAGTTTTTTGGTATCTGCGTACTTTCATTCTTAGGAATACTTTCCTGTATATTTGCCTTATGGATTAGCTTTTTACCTCCTCAAGAGGTCACACAGTTATCGGCAGCAGGTAAAATAGGTTATTCAACCTTCTTACTACTTGCTTTCTCTGTAAACTGTATGATACCTTTTGGCATCTACTATGCTCATAAGAAACTAATGAAATAA
- a CDS encoding class I fructose-bisphosphate aldolase, translated as MSKIHDLLGNDAENLLKYECKYIPKESLTLPSPDFVDKVFSYSDRNNLVLKSLQAMFAHGRLGNTGYLSILPVDQGVEHTAGASFSPNPIYFDPENIIRLAIEGGCSAVASSYGVLSLLSRKYAHKIPFMLKLNHNELLSYPTTYNQIFFSQVESAYNMGAVAVGATIYFGSETSSQEIVAVSQAFARARELGLATVLWCYLRNSHFVTNGVDYHTAADLTGQANHLGATLGADIVKQKLPTCQGGFKAIKFSKTDDRVYSELSSDHPIDLCRYQVLNSYCGKVGLINSGGPSGKDDFAEAAKTAVINKRAGGMGLILGRKAFQRPLTEGIQLLNLIQDIYLDPSITIA; from the coding sequence ATGTCAAAGATACATGATTTGCTTGGCAATGACGCGGAAAATTTGTTGAAATATGAATGCAAATATATCCCTAAAGAAAGTCTTACCCTTCCCTCCCCTGACTTTGTTGATAAAGTTTTCTCTTATTCTGATAGAAACAATCTGGTATTAAAATCTTTGCAAGCTATGTTTGCTCATGGAAGGCTAGGAAATACCGGTTATCTTTCCATTCTCCCAGTAGATCAGGGCGTAGAACATACGGCAGGAGCCTCCTTTTCCCCAAATCCTATTTATTTTGATCCGGAAAACATTATCCGATTAGCTATAGAAGGTGGTTGCTCTGCCGTAGCTTCCTCTTATGGAGTTTTGAGCCTACTTTCACGAAAATATGCTCATAAAATTCCCTTTATGTTGAAGCTTAACCATAATGAGCTTCTATCTTACCCAACAACATATAATCAAATTTTCTTTAGCCAGGTAGAAAGTGCTTATAATATGGGTGCTGTTGCTGTAGGAGCAACTATTTATTTTGGTTCTGAAACATCTTCTCAAGAGATTGTCGCAGTCTCTCAAGCTTTTGCAAGAGCTAGGGAATTAGGCTTAGCCACAGTATTATGGTGTTATTTACGAAACTCGCATTTCGTGACCAATGGCGTAGATTATCATACAGCTGCAGATCTAACCGGTCAGGCAAACCATTTAGGAGCAACCTTGGGTGCTGATATCGTGAAACAGAAACTGCCCACATGTCAAGGAGGTTTTAAAGCTATCAAATTTAGTAAAACAGATGATAGAGTATACTCCGAACTCTCTTCAGATCATCCAATTGACCTCTGCCGTTACCAGGTACTAAACAGTTACTGCGGTAAGGTAGGTCTTATTAATTCGGGAGGCCCCTCGGGAAAAGATGATTTTGCAGAGGCAGCAAAAACCGCTGTGATTAACAAGCGAGCTGGAGGTATGGGATTAATTTTGGGAAGAAAAGCTTTTCAAAGACCTCTTACCGAAGGCATACAATTATTAAATTTGATTCAAGATATTTACTTAGACCCAAGTATTACAATAGCGTAA
- a CDS encoding CT214 family putative inclusion membrane protein, with protein sequence MSQPTINLNPRLNDLTESLSITSKQKDIACKIRQCQIVSLISAVVAAVLLLTILILQLIPGVPIAFSIVLGLTLVVATAVSLIFFASYFLKIRKVLFDLSEASAELREAFANFSLDLIRNIEPQKITQPPRYGLRTRTRAPRVSTQESSIRPPSLAPTPTLPPVSTPTPPVAPTEERLAEIFEPSPGEAPAEAPDVLPHVQEEVPPGGVAEEPAAAAGPSVEMDVDSLFQSSLLHFLDIADRGVHPGIDKHPRYKKDHNTACKTFSNFCGSIARFWDKVKKGEIPITTGEIVSMFTPPIFGRDNHPVLSITYSGKDAFSSEIYGAFWLHDALKDPEKLEKLLDVIRVLKMSNLSLRTQEEQLVAYTASLVTFNVLLSGWCLCNQNLASNIVGSVQALRISEEDKMMVLEMLNSGNVLGALVFVHGDRNPEVKALMRINDLDPEGNPLPDPQNAINILYEHIDPYSARAITIMGDLAETSDEQDETLVKEAQRIFEKLGASLPMTAAGLGYDIWNRGNTNLNAASLEASQFLMNNPPASTSKMFSFLRAVRGAPKLQSRLKNYLPYAGKEAIGALLSTLILGGYSLGLFTYRQIDGLCSALGISERELIRFILSKKIAGEILPKLL encoded by the coding sequence ATGTCTCAGCCTACAATCAATCTGAATCCCCGTTTAAATGATCTTACTGAATCGCTATCTATTACCTCTAAGCAGAAAGATATCGCGTGTAAGATAAGGCAGTGTCAAATTGTCAGCTTAATCTCGGCAGTAGTCGCAGCCGTTTTATTATTGACAATCTTGATTCTTCAATTGATTCCTGGGGTTCCTATTGCCTTTAGCATAGTATTGGGGTTGACACTTGTGGTTGCTACGGCGGTGTCTTTAATATTTTTTGCTTCTTATTTTCTCAAAATCAGAAAAGTACTTTTTGATCTTTCCGAAGCTTCCGCAGAACTTCGCGAAGCATTTGCTAACTTCTCTTTAGATTTAATACGAAATATAGAGCCTCAAAAAATCACACAACCTCCAAGATATGGTTTGAGAACCCGCACTAGAGCTCCGAGGGTCTCAACTCAAGAATCTTCAATACGCCCCCCTTCGCTAGCTCCTACACCGACTCTGCCGCCAGTTTCTACACCTACACCTCCAGTCGCCCCTACAGAAGAGCGGTTGGCAGAAATTTTCGAGCCCTCTCCTGGAGAGGCGCCTGCAGAGGCTCCCGATGTTCTTCCCCATGTTCAGGAGGAGGTGCCTCCAGGTGGTGTTGCTGAAGAACCTGCGGCTGCGGCAGGACCATCCGTAGAAATGGACGTGGATTCCCTATTTCAAAGCAGTCTATTGCACTTTCTCGATATTGCTGATAGAGGTGTTCATCCCGGTATAGATAAACATCCGAGATATAAAAAAGATCACAACACTGCTTGTAAAACATTTTCTAACTTCTGCGGGAGCATTGCGAGATTTTGGGATAAAGTAAAAAAAGGAGAGATACCTATAACTACTGGGGAAATAGTATCGATGTTTACTCCGCCAATTTTCGGTAGAGATAATCACCCGGTGCTATCTATTACCTATAGTGGGAAAGATGCATTTTCAAGCGAGATTTACGGTGCCTTTTGGTTGCATGATGCTTTAAAAGATCCTGAAAAATTGGAGAAATTATTGGATGTTATTCGAGTGTTGAAGATGTCGAATCTGTCATTACGGACGCAAGAAGAGCAGTTGGTTGCCTACACAGCATCTCTAGTCACTTTCAACGTATTGCTTTCAGGATGGTGTCTATGTAATCAGAACCTCGCCTCGAATATCGTGGGGTCAGTACAGGCATTAAGGATATCTGAAGAAGACAAAATGATGGTTCTTGAAATGTTGAACTCTGGGAACGTTCTCGGAGCCCTAGTGTTTGTGCATGGTGATAGAAATCCAGAAGTAAAAGCACTTATGCGCATCAATGATTTAGACCCGGAAGGAAACCCTCTGCCAGATCCTCAAAATGCTATCAATATACTATATGAGCATATCGATCCTTATAGCGCGCGTGCAATTACAATAATGGGAGACTTAGCTGAAACAAGTGACGAACAAGATGAAACTCTTGTTAAGGAAGCTCAACGTATTTTTGAGAAGCTGGGCGCAAGTCTACCAATGACTGCAGCAGGATTGGGATATGACATATGGAATAGAGGCAATACAAATCTAAACGCAGCATCTTTAGAAGCCAGCCAATTCTTAATGAATAATCCTCCTGCATCAACATCTAAGATGTTCTCATTCTTAAGAGCCGTTCGTGGTGCACCAAAACTTCAGTCTCGTCTGAAAAATTATCTTCCTTATGCAGGGAAGGAAGCTATTGGGGCTCTTCTCTCAACATTAATATTAGGCGGGTACTCTCTAGGACTGTTTACCTACCGACAAATTGATGGGCTATGCAGTGCCTTAGGAATTTCTGAGCGAGAATTAATAAGATTCATTCTGTCTAAAAAAATAGCAGGAGAGATTCTCCCAAAACTTTTATAA
- a CDS encoding methionine ABC transporter ATP-binding protein has protein sequence MFEKNFPIISVQKVNKEIGNHRILNDISFSVFPGEIFGIIGHSGSGKSTLLRCLDFLVSPTSGSISVAGFHNLHSDKTNSRLAFAKRVAYISQSCGLFSAKTVFENIVYPLKLHYPDMTKSLIEEKVDNALDFLNLYERKHAYPSRLSGGQKQKVAIAIAIVSDPVVLLCDEITSALDPRSTEDVTDKLLKLNEERGITQVFVSHEIEVVKKLCCQTLVMHQGAIEELGPTEKLFLNPRSSITEELFHMNSIAKGIYNHGENEEILRLGFSQGLAVQGMISKLIQDGQISINILSGDINLFRKVPLGFLIIALSGDKEEREKAKDILIKKGVIIQQLQKTK, from the coding sequence GTGTTTGAGAAAAACTTTCCTATCATTTCTGTACAAAAAGTAAATAAAGAAATAGGAAATCATCGTATTTTAAACGATATCTCCTTTTCAGTTTTCCCCGGGGAAATTTTTGGAATTATTGGCCATAGCGGTTCCGGCAAAAGCACCTTATTGCGTTGTTTAGATTTTCTTGTTTCACCAACTTCAGGATCTATCTCCGTCGCGGGGTTTCACAACCTTCACTCAGACAAAACCAATTCTCGCTTAGCCTTTGCTAAGCGTGTTGCTTATATTTCTCAAAGTTGTGGACTGTTTTCAGCAAAAACTGTGTTTGAAAATATAGTATATCCTTTGAAACTTCATTACCCCGATATGACAAAATCTTTGATTGAAGAGAAAGTGGACAATGCGTTGGATTTCTTAAATCTATATGAACGGAAGCACGCATATCCTAGTAGATTAAGCGGGGGGCAGAAACAAAAGGTAGCTATTGCAATAGCTATTGTATCCGACCCTGTTGTTTTGCTTTGTGATGAAATCACTTCCGCTTTAGATCCTAGATCAACAGAAGATGTCACTGATAAATTACTAAAGTTAAATGAAGAGCGAGGCATTACTCAAGTTTTTGTTTCACATGAAATTGAAGTAGTTAAAAAACTCTGTTGTCAAACTCTAGTTATGCATCAAGGTGCTATTGAAGAATTAGGTCCTACAGAAAAACTGTTTTTAAATCCTCGCAGCTCGATTACCGAGGAGCTCTTTCATATGAATTCGATCGCTAAGGGGATTTACAATCATGGTGAGAATGAAGAAATTCTAAGATTAGGTTTCTCACAAGGTTTAGCGGTTCAAGGAATGATAAGTAAGTTGATTCAAGATGGACAAATCTCTATCAATATTCTTTCTGGAGACATCAATCTCTTTCGTAAGGTTCCTTTAGGCTTTCTTATCATCGCTTTATCTGGAGATAAGGAGGAAAGAGAAAAGGCAAAAGATATTCTTATCAAGAAGGGAGTTATCATACAACAACTCCAGAAGACAAAATAG